A genomic stretch from Ictalurus punctatus breed USDA103 chromosome 2, Coco_2.0, whole genome shotgun sequence includes:
- the arhgap39 gene encoding rho GTPase-activating protein 39 gives MAERLEWVEIIEPRTRERMYANLLTGECVWDAPAGVHIKRSGPDQWWELFDSNTSRFYYYNASTQRTVWHRPHGCDIIPLAKLQTLKQNTDTPLPVASVISGSADSSPARSAVSTTSSQEQEDKTAPREEGESFRWGTTSKDRMLIKVSDREPSFLSQGNGYSSSSPRSRRSSSNTLPEAETTPHALPDRRQSQSPFLKRADFGGTQRRCSGDSQPPSPRYAYEPPLYEEPPSEYQSPPIYEEPPTDMHCDPGLYASDRSPARKPGIYHSPKQSPSPYGQLVLTRQRGSTPEKISNQAERDYSFSGRDYSSAGRDYSSGGQDYSSGGRDYSSGGQDYSSGGRDYSSGGREYSAAGREYVKQLVYVEQSGSSPRFRTTDRFLSYGKAAQGGLPAGMCYGGSFTLQHSHDGGGANRKRKNRKPSLPGGEGESIGVGVGAVLTQARLAWEAQQLMQQRGGGALGGGTKDGYESDGATPLPLPGPVVRAFSEDEALAQQDGHWKRTTLDRLAFPQTLLEKSLSVQTNLASPEPYLHPSQSEDLGACSQFEASRNARNMMPSASCGVFPEFSLRKPSSETDIENWASKHFSKHTQGLFRRKVSIANMLAWSSEPIKKPMIHTMDRTVKREAVELFKHIQTYMGDRRGKGEPLVVALEIAVRGWSNQGLRDELYIQLCRQTTENFRYDSLQRGWELMAICLAFFPPTPRFHNYLEGYIYRHIDPLNDTKGVAVSSYAKYCYRKLQKAALTGAKKGLKKPCIEEVAYARNAIFNPSMFGSSLEEVMAMQKERYPDRQLPWVQTRLSEEVLGLNGDQTEGIFRVPGDIDEVNALKLQVDQWKIPTGLEDPHIPASLLKLWYRELEDPVIPHEYYEECISNYDSPEAAVSVIHNLPHINKLVLCYLIRFLQVFAQPANVSITKMDVSNLAMVMAPNCLRCLSDDPRIIFENTRKEMSFIRVLIQHLDTSFMDGIL, from the exons GTTGGAATGGGTGGAGATCATTGAACCTCGCACACGTGAACGCATGTACGCCAACCTGCTGACGGGCGAATGTGTGTGGGATGCGCCAGCTGGTGTGCACATCAAACGCAGCGGCCCAGACCAGTGGTGGGAACTGTTCGACTCCAACACCTCACGCTTCTACTATTACAATGCCTCTACCCAACGCACTGTCTGGCACCGCCCACATGGATGCGACATCATTCCCCTCGCCAAGCTCCAGACGCTCaagcagaacacagacacaccgCTTCCTGTTGCTTCGGTGATCAGTGGATCAGCTGACAGCAGCCCTGCTCGCAGCGCTGTCAGCACCACCTCGTCACAAGAGCAGGAGGATAAAACGGCACCcagagaggaaggagagag TTTCAGATGGGGGACGACAAGTAAGGACAGGATGTTGATTAAAGTATCCGACAGGGAGCCCAGTTTCCTGTCACAGGGTAACGGATACTCCAGCTCTTCCCCACGCTCCAGACGCTCATCTAGTAACACCCTGCCTGAGGCAGAAACCACACCCCATGCTTTGCCTGACCGTCGGCAATCACAGTCTCCCTTTTTGAAGAGAGCCGACTTTGGCGGAACTCAACGGCGTTGTTCCGGTGACTCTCAGCCTCCTTCGCCACGCTATGCTTATGAACCCCCACTCTATGAGGAGCCTCCTTCTGAGTATCAGTCCCCACCCATTTATGAAGAACCACCCACTGATATGCATTGTGACCCTGGCCTTTATGCCTCCGATAGGTCGCCAGCACGCAAGCCTGGCATTTACCATTCTCCTAAACAAAGCCCATCCCCTTATGGTCAGCTGGTGTTGACTAGACAAAGAGGCTCCACTCCTGAGAAGATCTCCAACCAGGCAGAGCGGGACTACAGTTTTAGTGGGCGGGATTATAGTTCTGCAGGGCGGGACTATAGCTCTGGTGGACAGGACTACAGCTCTGGTGGGCGTGATTATAGCTCTGGTGGACAGGACTACAGCTCTGGTGGGCGTGATTATAGCTCTGGTGGGCGGGAGTACAGCGCAGCAGGGCGGGAATATGTCAAGCAGCTTGTGTATGTAGAACAATCTGGCTCCTCTCCCAGGTTCCGGACAACAGATCGATTTTTAAGCTATGGAAAGGCTGCACAGGGTGGTCTACCTGCTGGAATGTGTTATGGTGGCTCTTTTACACTACAGCACAGCCATGATGGTGGTGGCGCTAATCGAAAACGTAAAAATCGCAAGCCCTCGTTGCCtggaggggagggagagagtatTGGGGTGGGAGTAGGAGCAGTACTCACACAAGCACGACTCGCCTGGGAAGCCCAGCAGCTCATGCAACAGCGAGGAGGTGGTGCCTTGGGAGGTGGTACTAAGGACGGTTATGAAAGCGATGGCGCGACACCTTTGCCACTGCCAGGGCCTGTGGTGCGGGCATTCAGCGAAGATGAAGCTCTAGCCCAGCAGGATGGCCACTGGAAACGTACTACATTAGACAGACTTGCATTTCCTCAAACGCTGTTAGAGAAGAGTCTGTCTGTACAAACCAACCTGGCATCACCAGAGCCTTACCTGCATCCTTCACAG tcggAAGATCTTGGTGCATGCTCACAGTTTGAGGCGAGTCGGAACGCTCGGAATATGATGCCCAGTGCCAGTTGTGGTGTGTTTCCAGAATTCTCCCTGCGAAAGCCCTCTTCTGAGACTGACATTGAGAACTGGGCATCTAAGCAtttcagcaaacacacacag GGTCTGTTCAGAAGAAAGGTGTCTATTGCAAACATGCTGGCCTGGAGCAGCGAGCCTATCAAAAAGCCCATGATCCACACAATGGACCGTACAGTCAAGCGTGAGGCCGTGGAGCTCTTCAAGCACATCCAGACCTACATGGGGGACAGGAGGGGCAAAGGTGAGCCTCTGGTTGTGGCTCTGGAGATTGCAGTGCGTGGCTGGAGCAACCAAGGCCTCCGTGATGAGCTTTACATTCAGCTGTGCCGACAGACCACCGAGAACTTCCGTTATGACAGCTTACAGAGGGGCTGGGAGCTCATGGCCATCTGTCTGGCCTTCTTTCCTCCTACACCGCGCTTCCACAACTACCTGGAAGGTTACATTTACAGGCACATTGACCCACTGAACGACACCAAAG GAGTGGCTGTCAGCAGCTATGCGAAGTATTGTTACCGCAAATTACAGAAAGCTGCGTTGACTGGAGCGAAAAAG GGTTTGAAAAAGCCTTGTATCGAGGAAGTAGCTTATGCTCGGAATGCCATCTTTAACCCTTCTATGTTTGGCTCTTCTCTGGAAGAAGTGATGGCAATGCAGAAGGAGCGCTACCCTGACCGACAGCTGCCGTGGGTACAGACCCGTCTGTCAGAGGAAGTATTAGGCTTAAACGGAGACCAAACTGAAGGTATCTTCAG GGTGCCTGGAGATATAGACGAGGTAAATGCACTGAAGTTGCAAGTGGACCAGTGGAAAATACCAACCGGCTTGGAGGACCCACACATTCCAG CATCATTGTTGAAGCTGTGGTACAGGGAATTGGAGGATCCAGTAATTCCTCATGAGTACTATGAAGAATGCATCTCTAACTATGACAGTCCTGAAGCTGCTGTCAGTGTCATCCATAACCTTCCTCACATCAACAAACTGGTGCTCTGCTACCTCATCCGTTTCTTACAG GTTTTTGCTCAGCCCGCCAATGTTTCTATCACTAAAATGGACGTGAGTAACTTGGCAATGGTGATGGCCCCCAACTGCCTGCGATGTCTCTCTGATGACCCGCGCATCATTTTTGAGAACACCCGCAAAGAGATGAGCTTTATCCGGGTCCTCATTCAGCACCTCGATACTAGCTTCATGGATGGAATTCTATAG